CGCCCTCCAGTCGGTTCCGGACACGCTGGTGGAGGCGGCGATAATAGACGGCGCCAACTACTGGCAGAGGATAAGGCACGTGGTCCTTCCGATAGTCGGGAAACCGATAGCATTCGCGACGATACTAACCAGCGCGGCGAGCTTCCAGTACTTCATGGTGCCCTACATCTACAACGCCGGCCTCTTCGAGGACAAGTTCATACTGCTCTACGGTTTCAGGAAGGCCTTTGGAGCGAGCCCGCACTACGGAAAGGCGGCGGCGATAATGATAGTGGCCACGCTCGTGCTGGCGGTTTACATGTACGTCAACGTCAGGATAACCAGGCTCCAGGAGGGTGCTAAGGGATGATGGGCAGGAGAAAGGGGGAGGTTATCAAGACCTTCACCCTCACCCTGATAGCCATCTTCGTGATGTTCATCATACTCTTCCCGGTCTACTACATCTTCACCGTCTCCATAACCCCGGGTTCGACGCTGGCAACGACCGAATTCCACCTGATACCCAGGAACGTCAGCCTCGACTCCTACCGCGAGGTGCTCTTCGGGTTCTCCGGGAGCAAGCTGAGCGAGAACTTCACGGGAACCATAGAGGGAAGCGCCCACGTCCAGGACGGCAAGCTCTACCTGGTGGACGGCACGCTGAAGGGGAAGGTGAAGTACGGCCCGTTCACGGGGCTGACCTTTGAGATCCCAGTGAAGGGACTGACCTTCGACGTCTCGACCGCTCAAAACGCCCAGGGCAGGCTGGAAGGGGAGGTAAGCGGACTGTTCGTCCTGACCAGGGTGAACGAGGACGGGAGCATAGGGTTCGCGATAGTCAGGGACGTAAAGCTAAAGAGCGGGGAGGTCGAGGGAGTGAAGGTCTCGGGCCAGATGGAGAAGTACGTCGTGGCCAGGAACACCGGGACCGTGAGCTTCACCAACATAGGGAAGTTCGTGAACTCCAAGTTCTTCGGCTACCTCAAGAACAGCCTCATAATAGCCACGCTGACCGTCCTGCTGGCCCTGCTCTTCGTGGTTCCAGCGGCCTACGCGTTCTCGCGCATGAAGTTCTTCGGCAGGGACCACGTGCTCTACTTCTACCTGATGTTCACCCAGGTCGCTGGAGGACTGGGCATAGCGGGTCTTATAGCGCTCTACGGTATGGTCGTCAAGCTCGGCCTCTACGACAAGCTGCCGGTGCTGTCCTTCATCTACGCCGCCGGAAGCGTTCCCTTCAACACCTGGCTCCTCAAGGGTTACATAGACTCCATAAGCCCAGACTTTGACGAGGCGGCCCTGGTGGACGGCGCGAGCTACCTTCAGATAATCCGCCACGTGCTCCTGCCCATGGCCCTCCCGGGAATAGCGACCGTGGCGATATTCGCCTTCATAGGCGGCTGGACGGAGTTCATACTCGCCAGCCTGCTCCTGACCGAACCCAACCAGCCGCTGTCGGTGTGGATATACCTCCTCCTGGGCGGCATCGGCAGGGGCATAGACTGGAGCTACTTCGCGGCGGCGGCACTGCTCTTCGCCCTGCCGGTGTTCCTGATGTTCATGCTCGCCCAGAACTACATAAGGAGCGGTCTTACCGTTGGAGGACTCAAGGAATGAGGTGATAGCATGAGAAGGGTGGTTGCCCTACTCCTGGCAGTTTTGATGGTTGGAAGTCTGATTGGAGCGAACGTAAAGACCGTTGGGGCGGCCGAACCGAAGCCGCTCAACGTCATAATCGTCTGGCACCAGCACCAGCCCTACTACTACGACCCGATCCAGGACATCTACACGAGGCCCTGGGTCAGGCTCCACGCTGCCAACAACTACTGGAAGATGGCCTACTACC
This Thermococcus cleftensis DNA region includes the following protein-coding sequences:
- a CDS encoding ABC transporter permease subunit; this encodes MMGRRKGEVIKTFTLTLIAIFVMFIILFPVYYIFTVSITPGSTLATTEFHLIPRNVSLDSYREVLFGFSGSKLSENFTGTIEGSAHVQDGKLYLVDGTLKGKVKYGPFTGLTFEIPVKGLTFDVSTAQNAQGRLEGEVSGLFVLTRVNEDGSIGFAIVRDVKLKSGEVEGVKVSGQMEKYVVARNTGTVSFTNIGKFVNSKFFGYLKNSLIIATLTVLLALLFVVPAAYAFSRMKFFGRDHVLYFYLMFTQVAGGLGIAGLIALYGMVVKLGLYDKLPVLSFIYAAGSVPFNTWLLKGYIDSISPDFDEAALVDGASYLQIIRHVLLPMALPGIATVAIFAFIGGWTEFILASLLLTEPNQPLSVWIYLLLGGIGRGIDWSYFAAAALLFALPVFLMFMLAQNYIRSGLTVGGLKE